The genomic DNA CCATCGGCAAAGAGATAACCCTTATCCCCGATCTGACCGCCGCTTTCAGCATAAAACGGGGTTTCATCCAGGATGAACTGCACTTCTTGCCCCTTGTCAGCCTTTGGCTGACGCTCATCTCCCACGATGACTTCGAGGACAGTAGCCGTTGCTTCAAGAGTCGAATAGCCCACAAATTCACTCTTCACGGTCACATCACTGAGAACACCGCCTTGGACCTGCATGCTTCCCACATCCTGACGGGCGGAGCGTGCACGTTCGCGCTGCGCTTCCATTTCCGACTCGAAGCCTGCTTGATCGAGGCTCAGTCCTTCTTCCTCTGCATACTCTTCAGTAAGCTCAACAGGGAAACCGTACGTATCATACAATCTGAAAACATCTTTACCTGGGATGACGGTGCTGCCAGCTGCTTTTTGTTCTTTCATCACGCTGGAAAGGATGTGCAATCCTTCGTTCAGCGTTTCATGGAAGCGATCTTCCTCGTTCTTCACGACTTTCTGGATGAACTCGGTCTTTTCCTTCACTTCCGGATAGAAGTCGACCATCACTTCCGCTACAACCGGAACGAGCTCGAACATGAACGGACGATTGATGCCGATCTGCTTCGCGAAGCGCACAGCCCTTCTGAGCAGACGTCTCAGTACATAACCGCGGCCTTCATTGGAAGGAAGGGCCCCGTCCCCGATGGCAAATGCCACGGTCCGGATATGATCGGCAATGACTTTGAATGCTTTGTCGTCTTCTTTACGCTCGCCGTATTTGCTGCCCGACATGCCTTCTGTAGCCGAAATGATCGGCATAAAGAGGTCGGTATCGAAGTTCGTCGGCACGCCTTGGACCACGCACGCCATACGCTCTAGGCCCATACCGGTATCGATGTTTTTCTTCGGAAGCGGGGTGTACGTCCCGTCAGGATTATGGTTGAACTGCGAGAACACAAGATTCCACACCTCAAGATAACGGTCGTTTTCCCCTCCTGGATACAGTTCAGGATCATTTGGGTTCTCCCCATATTCCGGGCCGCGGTCATAGAAGATCTCCGTGTTCGGTCCGCTTGGTCCTTCCCCGATATCCCAGAAGTTCCCCTCGATTCGGATGATGCGTTCTGCCGGTACTCCGACTTTGGTATGCCAGATATCGAATGCTTCATGATCTTCAGGATGGATCGTTACGGAAAGCTTTTCAGGATCGAATCCGATCCATTCCTCTTTCGTCAGGAATTCCCATGCCCATTCGATGGCTTCCACCTTGAAGTAATCGCCGATGGAGAAGTTCCCGAGCATTTCAAAGAATGTATGGTGACGGGCCGTTTCCCCCACGTTTTCAATATCGTTCGTCCTGATCGATTTCTGTGCGTTCACGATCCTTGGATTTTCAGGGATCACACGTCCATCAAAATATTTTTTGAGTGTTGCGACTCCACTATTGATCCATAGAAGTGATGGATCCTCATGGGGGACCAGTGAAGCACTCGGCTCCACGCCATGGTTCTTTTCCTGGAAGAAATCCAGGAACTTTTGCCGGATTTCGGCTCCTGTCAATGTTTTCATCGTCAGTTCCTCCTTTGAATATGTACATAAAAAAGAATACAAAAAAGCCCTCATCCCTGATCAGGGACGAGAGCTAACTCGCGGTACCACCCTGGTTATGGATAAAGATTCTTATCCATCCCTCAATACGCCTTAACGCGGCCATACGGCAGGGTTCTTCCTGCACTCCGGATCAGCATTCCGTCATCCTTCATCCGGGTACCCTTTCAGCCTAGGGGTGCCCTCTCTTCTCGATGGACTATGACGTACTCGTTCCTTCATCGTTTTACGTGTATAAATTGGATTATAAAAATAATC from Rossellomorea marisflavi includes the following:
- the alaS gene encoding alanine--tRNA ligase gives rise to the protein MKTLTGAEIRQKFLDFFQEKNHGVEPSASLVPHEDPSLLWINSGVATLKKYFDGRVIPENPRIVNAQKSIRTNDIENVGETARHHTFFEMLGNFSIGDYFKVEAIEWAWEFLTKEEWIGFDPEKLSVTIHPEDHEAFDIWHTKVGVPAERIIRIEGNFWDIGEGPSGPNTEIFYDRGPEYGENPNDPELYPGGENDRYLEVWNLVFSQFNHNPDGTYTPLPKKNIDTGMGLERMACVVQGVPTNFDTDLFMPIISATEGMSGSKYGERKEDDKAFKVIADHIRTVAFAIGDGALPSNEGRGYVLRRLLRRAVRFAKQIGINRPFMFELVPVVAEVMVDFYPEVKEKTEFIQKVVKNEEDRFHETLNEGLHILSSVMKEQKAAGSTVIPGKDVFRLYDTYGFPVELTEEYAEEEGLSLDQAGFESEMEAQRERARSARQDVGSMQVQGGVLSDVTVKSEFVGYSTLEATATVLEVIVGDERQPKADKGQEVQFILDETPFYAESGGQIGDKGYLFADGVKVFVRDVKKAPNGQNLHSGIVEEGSLLKGTEVKAIVSRESRKKVEKNHTATHLLHQALKDVLGEHVNQAGSLVEPDRLRFDFSHFGSITEEEMEKIEQIVNEKVWQALQVNIEQKTLQEAKAMGAMALFGEKYGDEVRVVSIGDYSLELCGGCHVGNTSEIGLFKIQSEGGIGAGTRRIEAVTGEGAYRVLNDQVSLLKEAAAKLKTNPKEVSVRVESLLQEMKELQKANESLAAKLSNIEAGNLTDQVKVVDGVNVLTAKVGGGDLRNMMDDLKQKLSSGVIVLASASGDKVNIIAGVTNDLVKEGYHAGKLVKEVATRCGGGGGGRPDMAQAGGKDASKLDDALQFVEEWVKSV